Proteins encoded in a region of the Mucilaginibacter sabulilitoris genome:
- a CDS encoding N-acetylneuraminate synthase family protein, whose product MNDVIKQKAANIKLLITDCDGVLTDGGVYYGIEGENLKKFNMRDGMGVERLRKHADVDTAIVTGEASASLIKRAEKLQITELHLSIKDKPAAFTEICNRLNLQPQQIAYIGDDYNDLEVMKIAGLTACPADALPNIKAIADVVCSLNGGEGCFREFVEMIIESKNDSFFANAKNSSIILNNGRVIGKGQPSYIIAEIGINHNGSLETAKKLIDEAVAAKADAVKFQKRTPEICVPKDQWEVMRDTPWGRISYIDYKRKTEFGIAEYATIDQYCKKLGIDWFVSAWDVPSVDFMERFDTVLYKLASASLTDLDLIKRILETGKPLMLSTGMSTMKEIEHTMNFIDAFDKNYPLFIAHSTSAYPCIPQELNLKMIQTLEAKYPGIPIGYSGHETGLATTVAAVTMGATFVERHFTLDRAMWGSDHAASVEPQGLQRLVRDIRDVEIAMGDGNKKVYESELLPMKRLRVNISDEYKEKPLV is encoded by the coding sequence ATGAATGACGTTATAAAACAAAAAGCGGCAAATATCAAATTATTGATAACCGATTGCGACGGGGTATTAACAGACGGAGGGGTTTACTACGGTATTGAGGGTGAAAACCTTAAAAAATTCAACATGCGGGATGGCATGGGTGTAGAAAGATTGCGTAAACATGCCGATGTGGATACTGCAATTGTAACAGGTGAAGCTTCGGCCTCATTAATAAAGAGAGCCGAAAAACTGCAGATAACTGAACTTCATTTAAGTATTAAGGATAAACCCGCGGCTTTTACAGAAATTTGTAACCGGCTAAATCTGCAACCGCAGCAAATAGCTTATATAGGCGATGATTATAATGATCTGGAAGTAATGAAAATAGCGGGTTTAACCGCCTGCCCTGCTGATGCCCTCCCCAATATCAAAGCTATCGCAGACGTGGTATGTTCATTAAATGGTGGCGAAGGCTGTTTCCGTGAATTTGTGGAAATGATTATCGAATCAAAAAATGATTCCTTTTTCGCGAATGCTAAAAACAGTTCCATTATCCTTAACAACGGGCGCGTAATTGGTAAGGGCCAGCCAAGCTATATTATAGCCGAAATTGGTATTAATCATAACGGATCACTAGAAACCGCGAAAAAACTGATAGATGAAGCCGTAGCAGCAAAAGCCGATGCGGTTAAATTTCAAAAAAGGACACCAGAGATCTGTGTTCCAAAAGATCAATGGGAAGTTATGCGGGATACCCCCTGGGGACGAATTTCTTATATCGACTATAAGCGTAAAACAGAGTTTGGAATAGCTGAATATGCCACTATTGATCAGTACTGCAAAAAACTGGGGATAGACTGGTTTGTATCTGCCTGGGATGTTCCATCGGTTGATTTCATGGAACGGTTTGATACGGTATTGTACAAATTAGCTTCGGCATCATTAACCGACCTTGATCTGATAAAACGCATTTTGGAAACCGGCAAACCTTTAATGCTGTCAACGGGTATGTCAACGATGAAAGAGATAGAACATACTATGAATTTTATCGACGCTTTCGATAAAAATTATCCGCTGTTTATAGCACATTCTACCTCCGCCTATCCCTGCATTCCACAGGAGCTGAATCTAAAAATGATACAAACACTGGAAGCTAAATATCCAGGTATTCCGATTGGTTATTCTGGCCATGAAACCGGGTTAGCTACAACCGTAGCCGCCGTTACCATGGGAGCCACTTTTGTTGAACGTCATTTCACGCTTGACCGGGCCATGTGGGGATCTGACCATGCGGCTTCAGTAGAACCACAAGGCTTGCAGCGCCTGGTGCGGGATATAAGAGACGTTGAAATAGCCATGGGCGACGGGAATAAAAAAGTTTATGAATCTGAGCTATTGCCCATGAAGCGCTTACGGGTAAACATAAGCGACGAATACAAAGAAAAACCTCTGGTATAA
- a CDS encoding glycosyltransferase family 9 protein → MKILIRLPNWLGDVVMSTAFIAAVKQLYPDAQVDVIIKKELSNIAGLIPGLTHIHPFSKQEHSGLSGVYRFGKKLRTEKYDMFFNLPQSLSSVVMGWATSAKKKIGFGKEGGFFLLTNSYKKPANLHRVDEYISLLEQFTNKTIVNRQVKLNTSISGFKQENRVLINFNSEAESRRMPLHKGRTLLNKLTKAFPNTIFCLIGSPKEEAFVDQFITGAENPDQLENHAGKTDLPGLCNLMAQSTALLTTDSGPAHLANSVGTPVIVLFGAGNEYNTAPYNKQNLTIQRYGKLTCEPCVRNTCKLYGVPKCMELLDELQIINTLSLYLNHA, encoded by the coding sequence ATGAAGATACTGATAAGGCTGCCTAACTGGCTTGGCGATGTAGTAATGAGTACAGCTTTCATTGCGGCAGTAAAGCAGCTTTATCCTGATGCCCAGGTTGATGTGATTATCAAAAAAGAGTTGAGCAATATAGCGGGGCTCATCCCGGGCTTAACACACATCCATCCGTTTTCAAAACAGGAACATAGTGGTTTAAGTGGTGTTTACCGTTTTGGTAAAAAACTGCGCACCGAAAAATACGATATGTTCTTTAACCTTCCTCAATCGCTCTCATCGGTGGTTATGGGTTGGGCCACATCGGCAAAAAAAAAGATAGGTTTTGGCAAAGAGGGTGGTTTCTTTCTGCTTACCAACTCGTATAAAAAGCCTGCTAACCTCCATCGTGTTGATGAATATATCTCGCTGCTTGAACAATTCACCAATAAAACGATAGTCAACAGGCAGGTTAAATTAAACACTTCAATATCAGGCTTCAAACAAGAAAACCGGGTATTGATTAATTTTAATTCCGAAGCCGAATCGCGCCGGATGCCATTGCATAAAGGCCGGACTTTACTTAATAAATTAACGAAAGCGTTTCCAAATACTATTTTTTGCCTTATTGGTTCGCCAAAAGAAGAGGCATTTGTTGACCAATTCATTACAGGTGCCGAAAATCCTGACCAGCTGGAAAACCACGCCGGTAAAACAGATTTGCCTGGTTTATGCAATCTGATGGCGCAAAGCACCGCACTTTTAACAACAGACTCAGGACCGGCTCATTTGGCCAACAGTGTTGGTACGCCGGTTATCGTACTTTTTGGTGCGGGAAACGAATACAACACCGCACCTTACAACAAACAAAATTTAACCATACAGCGTTATGGCAAATTAACCTGCGAACCGTGCGTACGCAACACCTGTAAACTTTACGGTGTACCCAAATGCATGGAACTGCTGGATGAATTGCAAATTATAAATACGCTAAGCTTATATTTGAACCATGCTTAA
- a CDS encoding L-threonylcarbamoyladenylate synthase — MLKDEVAKALKVLQEGGIILYPTDTIWGIGCDATNTEAVQKIYRLKQRDEAKSMIILLDTENKLESYVSDVNPLAYDLIEYAENPLTLVMPGAKNVSPALIAVDGSIAIRVTGNQFCQQLIQRLRKPLVSTSANISGKPSPQYFSQIDQEVIDGVDYVVDIDQHSKEIKNPSTIMKLAPDGTFEFIRR, encoded by the coding sequence ATGCTTAAAGATGAAGTTGCCAAAGCATTAAAAGTATTGCAGGAAGGCGGAATTATTCTGTACCCTACCGATACCATTTGGGGTATTGGCTGTGATGCTACCAATACAGAGGCCGTACAAAAAATTTACCGCCTTAAACAGCGCGATGAAGCCAAAAGTATGATCATTTTGCTTGACACCGAAAACAAGCTGGAAAGCTATGTGAGCGATGTTAACCCTTTGGCTTATGACTTAATTGAATATGCAGAAAATCCGCTTACCCTGGTAATGCCGGGGGCTAAAAATGTTTCGCCTGCTTTAATAGCTGTTGATGGCAGTATTGCCATACGGGTTACCGGCAATCAGTTTTGTCAGCAATTGATACAGCGTTTACGCAAACCTTTGGTGTCAACATCGGCAAATATCAGTGGTAAACCATCGCCGCAATATTTTTCGCAAATTGACCAGGAGGTAATTGATGGAGTTGACTATGTTGTTGATATCGATCAGCATAGCAAGGAGATTAAAAACCCGTCGACCATCATGAAGCTGGCACCTGATGGTACCTTTGAGTTTATACGCAGGTAG
- a CDS encoding 2,3,4,5-tetrahydropyridine-2,6-dicarboxylate N-succinyltransferase: MQDLKKLIEDAWEDRNLLNFNEYTNAIEAVIERLDKGEIRVAEPIGSRWHVNEWIKKAVVLYFPTREMSEIKVGPFVFHDKMKLKTDYKAAGVRVVPHGIARYGAFLAKGVIMMPSYVNIGAYVDEGTMVDTWATVGSCAQIGKHVHLSGGVGIGGVLEPLQAAPVIIEDNCFIGSRAIVVEGVHVEHEAVLGANVVLTASTKIIDVTGSTPVEYKGRVPARSVVIPGSYTKKFPAGDYQVPCALIIGTRKESTDKKTSLNDALRENNVAV; the protein is encoded by the coding sequence ATGCAAGATCTGAAAAAACTGATTGAAGATGCCTGGGAAGACAGGAATCTACTAAACTTTAATGAATATACTAATGCCATTGAAGCCGTTATTGAACGGTTAGACAAAGGCGAGATTCGCGTGGCTGAGCCTATTGGTTCACGCTGGCATGTAAACGAATGGATAAAAAAAGCGGTAGTGTTATACTTTCCTACCCGCGAAATGAGCGAAATTAAGGTTGGCCCTTTTGTGTTTCATGATAAAATGAAACTAAAAACCGATTACAAAGCAGCCGGTGTGCGCGTGGTACCTCATGGCATTGCCCGTTATGGTGCGTTTTTGGCCAAAGGTGTTATCATGATGCCATCTTATGTAAATATTGGCGCCTATGTTGATGAAGGCACCATGGTTGATACCTGGGCCACCGTAGGTTCATGCGCGCAAATTGGCAAACATGTACATTTAAGCGGCGGCGTGGGCATTGGCGGTGTACTTGAGCCATTGCAGGCTGCTCCTGTTATTATTGAAGACAACTGTTTTATCGGTTCACGCGCCATTGTAGTAGAAGGTGTGCATGTGGAGCATGAAGCGGTATTAGGCGCTAATGTGGTTTTAACCGCATCAACCAAAATTATTGACGTAACAGGCTCAACACCGGTTGAATACAAGGGCCGTGTACCTGCCCGTTCGGTAGTTATACCAGGTTCATACACCAAAAAATTCCCTGCCGGCGACTACCAGGTACCTTGCGCCCTTATTATCGGCACCCGCAAGGAATCAACCGATAAAAAGACTTCCCTGAATGATGCATTGAGGGAAAACAATGTAGCGGTTTAA
- the gyrB gene encoding DNA topoisomerase (ATP-hydrolyzing) subunit B: MSEENQDRSNYSADNIQVLEGLEAVRKRPSMYIGDTGVKGLHHLVYEVVDNSIDEALAGYCDTIKVIIHSGNSITVEDNGRGIPTGINTKEGKSALEIVMTVLHAGGKFDKDTYKVSGGLHGVGVSCVNALSTHVKTVVHREGKIFTQEYERGKPLFDVKEIGVSERTGTIQTFQPDPEIFQFTTEYKYETLAGRLRELAFLNKGIRLTLTDERFPNEDGSFPTEEFYSEGGLREFVKFLDGTRASIIPEPIYLDGVKNGIPVELAFQYNDTYSENVFSYVNNINTIEGGTHVAGFRRGLTRTLKTYADKSGLLKNMKIEITGDDFREGLTAVVSVKVQEPQFEGQTKTKLGNNEVMGAVDMAVGEILGNFLEENPKEARLIVNKVILAATARAAARKAREMVQRKSVMTGSGLPGKLSDCANNDPSLCELFLVEGDSAGGTAKQGRDREYQAILPLRGKILNVEKAMEHKIYENEEIKNMFTGLGVSRGTAEDDKALNLTRLRYHKIIIMTDADVDGSHITTLILTFFFRYMKELVEAGYVYIASPPLYQVKKGKESEYCWNDVQRDAAIQRLKGAGKEDSVHVQRYKGLGEMNDIQLWDTTMNPATRTLKRATIENAAECDHTFSMLMGDEVAPRREFIERNAKYAKIDT, translated from the coding sequence ATGAGCGAAGAAAATCAGGACAGATCCAATTATTCAGCAGATAATATACAGGTATTAGAAGGTTTAGAGGCGGTACGTAAGCGTCCGTCCATGTATATCGGTGACACAGGCGTTAAAGGTCTGCACCACCTGGTATATGAAGTAGTTGATAACTCCATCGACGAAGCCCTGGCCGGCTACTGTGATACCATAAAAGTAATTATACATTCAGGAAACTCCATTACCGTTGAGGATAACGGTCGCGGTATCCCTACCGGTATCAATACCAAGGAGGGTAAATCGGCGCTGGAGATAGTGATGACCGTTTTACATGCCGGCGGTAAATTTGACAAAGACACTTATAAAGTATCGGGTGGTTTGCACGGTGTAGGTGTGAGCTGCGTTAACGCGTTGTCTACCCATGTTAAAACCGTAGTACACCGCGAAGGAAAAATATTTACCCAGGAGTACGAAAGAGGTAAGCCATTATTTGATGTTAAGGAAATAGGCGTATCCGAGCGTACCGGTACTATACAAACTTTTCAGCCCGATCCGGAAATATTTCAGTTTACTACTGAATATAAGTATGAAACACTTGCCGGCCGTTTACGCGAGCTTGCATTTTTAAATAAAGGTATCCGCCTTACTTTAACCGACGAACGTTTCCCTAATGAGGATGGTAGCTTCCCAACCGAGGAATTTTATTCAGAAGGTGGCTTGCGCGAGTTTGTGAAGTTTTTAGATGGCACACGTGCTTCTATTATTCCCGAACCGATTTACCTGGATGGGGTAAAGAACGGCATACCTGTTGAGCTTGCCTTTCAATATAATGATACTTACTCCGAAAACGTATTTTCTTATGTAAATAACATTAATACCATTGAAGGCGGTACCCACGTGGCCGGCTTCCGCAGGGGGTTAACCCGTACTTTGAAAACATACGCCGATAAATCGGGCTTGCTTAAGAACATGAAAATTGAAATTACGGGCGATGACTTCCGCGAGGGGTTGACGGCCGTAGTTTCTGTAAAAGTTCAGGAGCCGCAGTTTGAAGGGCAAACCAAAACCAAGTTAGGCAATAACGAGGTAATGGGGGCTGTTGATATGGCAGTTGGTGAAATTTTGGGCAACTTCCTTGAAGAAAATCCCAAGGAAGCAAGACTGATTGTTAACAAGGTAATACTTGCTGCAACGGCGCGTGCCGCTGCCCGCAAAGCCCGTGAAATGGTACAGCGCAAAAGCGTAATGACAGGCTCTGGCTTACCCGGTAAATTGTCTGATTGTGCTAATAATGACCCTTCATTGTGCGAATTGTTCCTGGTGGAAGGTGACTCGGCGGGTGGTACCGCCAAACAGGGCCGCGACCGCGAATACCAGGCTATTTTACCTTTAAGAGGTAAAATCCTGAACGTAGAAAAAGCCATGGAGCACAAGATATACGAGAACGAGGAGATTAAGAACATGTTTACCGGTTTGGGTGTTAGCCGTGGTACTGCAGAGGATGACAAGGCGCTTAACCTTACCAGGCTGCGTTACCACAAGATCATCATCATGACGGATGCCGATGTAGATGGTTCGCACATTACTACCCTGATTCTTACTTTCTTTTTCCGTTATATGAAAGAGCTGGTTGAAGCCGGTTATGTTTATATCGCTTCGCCGCCATTGTACCAGGTTAAAAAAGGTAAAGAATCTGAGTATTGCTGGAATGATGTACAGCGCGATGCCGCCATACAGCGTTTAAAGGGGGCCGGTAAAGAAGATAGTGTACACGTACAACGTTACAAAGGTTTGGGTGAAATGAATGATATCCAGCTTTGGGATACTACTATGAACCCTGCCACACGTACCCTCAAACGTGCTACCATTGAAAACGCCGCTGAATGTGATCATACCTTCAGCATGCTGATGGGTGATGAAGTTGCACCCCGTCGTGAATTTATTGAGCGCAACGCCAAATACGCCAAAATTGATACATAA
- a CDS encoding class I SAM-dependent methyltransferase, which produces MFNQESYDRHGEWYNQHFPTEADKVTYFKKAKALEADNVAIWLQSLFFKCLNPLLNNANQRWLTVGDAYGFDAQYIISKGSSAVATDLNADFLAVAKSEGIIEEYAAENAERLSFGDNSFDFVLCKESYHHFPRPYAALYEMMRVAQTGIMIIEPQDPVSKMPLILFLNNILAKAPGLLNKVWKNRFSFEPVGNFVYKVSEREFEKFAAGLGLPLVAFKNLNPNFYFKGADNLKTSSKDTKFLKLKAKKKLLDILVSLKLIPGQVLSTIVFKRVPDQNVIDGLKKDGYHLVYIPKNPYTNA; this is translated from the coding sequence ATGTTCAATCAAGAAAGTTATGACCGCCATGGCGAATGGTATAATCAACATTTTCCAACAGAAGCGGATAAAGTAACTTATTTTAAAAAAGCAAAAGCACTTGAAGCTGATAATGTTGCTATATGGCTGCAAAGCCTGTTTTTTAAATGCTTAAACCCTTTATTAAATAACGCAAACCAGCGGTGGTTAACTGTTGGCGATGCTTACGGTTTTGACGCGCAGTATATTATATCAAAAGGCAGCAGCGCGGTTGCTACCGATTTGAATGCCGATTTTTTAGCTGTAGCAAAAAGCGAAGGGATAATTGAAGAATACGCTGCCGAAAATGCAGAACGCCTGTCTTTTGGGGATAACAGCTTTGATTTTGTACTTTGTAAAGAATCATATCATCATTTTCCGCGTCCTTATGCGGCATTGTATGAAATGATGAGGGTGGCGCAAACCGGCATTATGATCATAGAGCCGCAAGATCCGGTTTCAAAAATGCCACTGATATTGTTTTTAAACAATATACTGGCAAAGGCTCCGGGATTGCTGAATAAAGTTTGGAAAAACAGGTTCTCGTTTGAGCCGGTAGGGAATTTTGTGTACAAAGTTTCGGAAAGGGAGTTTGAAAAGTTTGCAGCCGGACTTGGGTTGCCGCTTGTGGCATTTAAAAATTTAAACCCTAACTTTTATTTTAAAGGAGCCGACAACTTAAAAACCAGCAGTAAGGATACTAAATTCTTAAAATTGAAAGCTAAAAAGAAGCTATTAGATATTTTGGTAAGCCTGAAGCTGATTCCCGGACAGGTACTATCAACAATTGTATTTAAGCGGGTACCCGATCAGAATGTTATTGATGGATTAAAAAAGGATGGCTACCATTTGGTATACATTCCTAAAAATCCGTACACTAATGCATAA
- a CDS encoding nucleoside deaminase yields the protein MENTAHEKFMRIAIELSEHNVKQAMGGPFGAVIVKDGMIVARSANRVVPTNDPTAHAEVSVIRLACQELGTYDLSGCEIYTSCEPCPMCLGAIYWARIDKVYYANTKADAAAIGFDDHFIYNELESPMSNRKLSFIQLLRDEALSAFKLWETIENKTDY from the coding sequence ATGGAAAATACGGCACATGAAAAATTTATGCGGATAGCTATTGAACTGTCTGAACATAATGTAAAGCAAGCCATGGGCGGCCCCTTTGGTGCCGTTATTGTTAAGGATGGTATGATTGTAGCCCGCAGCGCCAATCGTGTGGTGCCCACAAACGACCCCACTGCCCATGCCGAGGTTTCTGTAATTAGATTAGCTTGTCAGGAACTAGGCACTTATGACCTAAGCGGCTGCGAAATTTATACCAGTTGCGAACCCTGCCCTATGTGCCTGGGCGCAATTTACTGGGCACGTATTGATAAAGTTTACTATGCTAATACCAAAGCCGATGCCGCTGCCATTGGTTTCGACGATCATTTTATTTACAACGAACTGGAAAGCCCGATGTCAAACCGTAAATTATCGTTTATACAATTACTGCGCGACGAAGCGTTGTCGGCCTTTAAACTTTGGGAAACTATAGAGAACAAGACAGATTATTGA
- a CDS encoding RNA-binding S4 domain-containing protein: MPEKEKLRIDKYLWAIRIFKTRTLASDACKAGRVKLDNKNIKASYEVKVGDTYQVAKGIERKVIRVTGLLENRVDAKKAVDYYLDITPVEQTQAFKSMFHAPILKRDRGAGRPTKLDRREIDDLKDNFFETEEEEE; the protein is encoded by the coding sequence ATGCCCGAAAAAGAAAAACTCAGAATAGATAAATACCTGTGGGCCATAAGAATTTTTAAAACCCGCACCCTGGCATCTGATGCTTGTAAGGCGGGACGTGTAAAGCTGGATAATAAAAATATCAAGGCATCATACGAAGTGAAAGTTGGCGACACCTATCAGGTAGCAAAAGGTATTGAACGTAAGGTAATACGCGTAACCGGCCTGCTCGAAAACCGGGTTGATGCCAAAAAAGCTGTAGATTATTATCTTGATATAACACCCGTTGAGCAAACCCAGGCTTTTAAATCCATGTTTCATGCGCCTATTTTAAAGAGGGACAGGGGAGCGGGCCGCCCAACCAAGCTCGATCGCAGGGAAATTGACGATTTAAAGGATAATTTTTTTGAAACCGAAGAGGAGGAAGAGTAG
- a CDS encoding OmpH family outer membrane protein, translating into MKTTASILTKFTLGILIAGSIAACNQNKTADKPAAAASSPSDSKETIVYINSDTLYSKYEYAKDVNKRLDDKGKSAQGDLAAKGQAFQREVAEYQKNAATLPADQRQATEQRLQRKQQELQGYQQNATAQFQNDQAGEAAKLYDKISDFTKAYAKEKGYKLVLTYSKANPTVLYGDATLDVTTDVIKRLNDAYAKEKK; encoded by the coding sequence ATGAAAACTACGGCTTCAATTTTAACAAAATTCACATTAGGGATATTAATTGCCGGAAGCATAGCCGCCTGCAATCAAAATAAAACTGCCGACAAACCTGCTGCTGCCGCATCGTCGCCAAGTGACAGTAAAGAAACCATTGTTTATATCAACTCTGATACTTTATACAGCAAATATGAGTACGCAAAGGATGTAAACAAACGCCTTGATGATAAAGGTAAATCGGCCCAGGGCGATCTTGCTGCCAAAGGGCAGGCTTTTCAGCGCGAAGTTGCAGAATATCAAAAGAACGCCGCTACATTACCGGCCGATCAGCGCCAGGCTACAGAGCAGCGTTTACAACGCAAGCAGCAGGAATTACAAGGCTATCAGCAAAATGCTACTGCCCAGTTTCAAAATGACCAGGCAGGCGAAGCCGCTAAACTGTATGATAAAATCTCCGATTTCACAAAAGCTTACGCTAAGGAAAAAGGCTATAAACTGGTATTAACTTATTCAAAAGCTAACCCAACTGTATTATATGGCGATGCAACGTTGGACGTTACTACCGACGTAATTAAAAGGCTTAACGACGCTTACGCTAAAGAGAAGAAATAA